A genome region from Geobacter pickeringii includes the following:
- the iorA gene encoding indolepyruvate ferredoxin oxidoreductase subunit alpha: MKEILSGNEAIARGAFEAGVKVASAYPGTPSTEILETIVNYRDIDASWSPNEKVALEVAIGASFGGGRAIACMKHVGVNVAADPLFTLSYTGIGGGLVLITADDPEMHSSQNEQDNRNYAKFAKVPMLEPADSQECKDFTRLAFELSERFDTPVMLRTTTRISHSKSIVTLEEPVTGLPTPKLVKNAAKLVMLPGNARVRHPLIEERTSALAEFGATAPFNRLEMRDAEIGVITAGVSYQYVREVLPKASVLKLGMVNPLPMGLIREFAAKVKTLYVVEELDPFIEEQVRAAGIAVIGKEIIPVCGELTPSRLRKAFGLPDAVQTTIEKLPGRPPNMCPGCPHRGVFYSLKQLQAYVTGDIGCYTLGFMPPLSAMDTCVCMGASISTASGIVRVLGADEQKKVVAVIGDSTFLHTGINSLMEMAYNQSPATVVILDNRITAMTGRQDNPASGWTLMDEPTTPLDLAQLCKAVGIRNVRVVDPFDLEQTRTALSEEMNRPEPSVIITNRPCVLVKREGVFEKGLALSVDPDHCSGCKACLKLGCPAIEWQPAPDGKKGKAFIDPLLCNGCDVCRQLCKFDAIGRCK, translated from the coding sequence ATGAAAGAAATACTTTCCGGCAACGAAGCGATCGCCCGTGGTGCTTTCGAGGCGGGGGTCAAGGTTGCCAGCGCGTATCCGGGCACACCCTCCACCGAGATTCTCGAAACCATCGTGAATTACAGGGATATCGACGCATCGTGGTCCCCCAACGAGAAGGTTGCCCTCGAAGTGGCCATCGGTGCCTCCTTTGGTGGCGGTCGCGCCATCGCCTGCATGAAGCACGTCGGGGTCAACGTGGCGGCAGATCCTCTCTTCACCCTCTCTTACACCGGCATTGGCGGCGGCCTCGTGCTGATTACCGCCGACGACCCGGAGATGCACTCGTCCCAGAACGAGCAGGACAATCGCAACTATGCGAAATTTGCCAAGGTTCCGATGCTGGAGCCGGCGGATTCACAGGAGTGCAAGGATTTCACCCGCCTTGCCTTCGAATTGTCAGAGCGCTTCGACACGCCGGTGATGCTTCGGACCACCACCCGCATCTCGCACAGCAAGTCGATAGTGACCCTGGAGGAGCCGGTGACGGGGCTACCCACCCCGAAGCTCGTGAAAAATGCCGCCAAGCTCGTCATGCTTCCGGGGAACGCCCGCGTGCGCCATCCGCTCATCGAAGAGCGGACTTCGGCGTTGGCCGAATTCGGCGCGACCGCACCGTTCAATCGTCTTGAGATGCGGGATGCCGAGATTGGCGTCATAACGGCCGGGGTTTCCTATCAGTACGTTCGGGAGGTTCTCCCGAAGGCGTCGGTGCTCAAGCTCGGGATGGTCAATCCGCTCCCCATGGGACTTATCAGGGAATTCGCCGCGAAGGTGAAGACGCTGTATGTCGTCGAGGAGCTCGACCCGTTCATCGAGGAGCAGGTGCGGGCTGCCGGCATTGCGGTGATCGGCAAGGAGATCATCCCGGTGTGTGGCGAACTGACGCCGTCGAGGCTCCGGAAGGCATTCGGGCTCCCCGATGCGGTTCAGACCACCATCGAAAAACTCCCCGGCAGACCGCCGAATATGTGCCCCGGCTGTCCGCACCGGGGGGTCTTTTATTCCCTCAAGCAGCTTCAGGCGTATGTGACGGGGGACATCGGCTGCTACACCCTCGGTTTCATGCCGCCGCTCAGTGCCATGGATACCTGTGTCTGCATGGGGGCAAGCATCAGTACCGCCAGTGGGATTGTCCGCGTTCTCGGCGCTGACGAACAGAAGAAGGTGGTGGCGGTTATCGGCGACTCGACGTTCCTCCATACCGGCATCAACAGCCTCATGGAGATGGCCTACAACCAGTCACCGGCAACGGTCGTAATCCTCGATAACCGAATTACCGCCATGACCGGTCGTCAGGATAACCCCGCTTCGGGGTGGACCCTCATGGACGAACCGACCACCCCCCTCGATCTGGCTCAACTCTGCAAGGCGGTGGGGATCCGGAACGTCAGGGTCGTTGATCCCTTCGATCTTGAGCAGACGCGAACGGCGCTGAGCGAAGAGATGAACCGTCCGGAACCGTCCGTAATCATCACCAACCGGCCATGCGTGCTCGTGAAGCGCGAAGGAGTGTTCGAGAAGGGATTGGCACTGTCGGTTGACCCGGACCATTGCAGCGGCTGCAAGGCGTGTCTGAAACTCGGCTGCCCGGCCATCGAGTGGCAGCCCGCTCCCGACGGGAAAAAAGGAAAGGCCTTCATTGATCCGCTACTCTGCAACGGCTGTGATGTCTGCCGGCAACTCTGCAAATTCGATGCAATCGGGAGGTGCAAATGA
- a CDS encoding c-type cytochrome gives MKRSACCLLALLTGGVVAYAADTSLDRGKELFESPKLGTSGKSCSSCHPGGRKLEWAASTYDDEKLTEIVNRCIEKSLKGKPLDPASDDMKSLIAYIKTFGAPGK, from the coding sequence ATGAAAAGATCGGCTTGTTGTCTTCTCGCCCTCCTGACGGGTGGAGTGGTCGCCTATGCGGCCGACACATCCCTTGATCGCGGAAAAGAGTTGTTCGAGAGCCCGAAGCTCGGCACATCGGGGAAGAGTTGCTCCAGCTGCCACCCCGGCGGGAGGAAGCTGGAATGGGCAGCCAGTACCTATGACGATGAGAAGCTGACGGAGATCGTCAACCGCTGCATCGAGAAGTCTCTGAAGGGAAAACCGCTGGATCCCGCCTCGGACGACATGAAATCGCTCATTGCCTACATCAAGACCTTTGGCGCTCCGGGGAAATAG
- a CDS encoding Ppx/GppA phosphatase family protein: MPQTFASIDLGTNTARLLIGRVDGEEIVPLGVKRQITRLGGGFTRERGISAEAWQRSRDALIGFAEEIRSAGVSRARAVATSAVRDAVNGPAFCADILEHTGIALEVIDGREEGLLTLRGVLSGLDRKHGDFCVFDVGGGSTEYTLADGATPLFTESLPLGVVRLTEGKPDISSMKEKIARELGGVKSRIAAEGYLDRLVGARLVGTAGTATTLAAISLKMDDYDYRRVNNYVLPIAEIRDILARLVPLSPPERLKVPGLEKGREDLIIAGTLITLATMEILGFEQMTVSDFGLLEGVLLGLLNS; the protein is encoded by the coding sequence TTGCCACAGACGTTCGCCTCCATCGATCTCGGTACCAACACCGCCCGCCTCCTCATCGGCCGGGTAGACGGAGAAGAGATAGTTCCCCTTGGCGTCAAACGGCAGATAACACGCCTGGGCGGGGGGTTCACCCGGGAGCGGGGAATCTCCGCAGAAGCGTGGCAGCGCTCCCGCGATGCCCTGATCGGATTTGCCGAAGAAATACGAAGCGCCGGAGTAAGCCGTGCGCGGGCCGTGGCAACAAGCGCGGTGCGCGATGCCGTCAACGGTCCCGCTTTCTGCGCCGATATTCTGGAGCACACCGGCATAGCCCTGGAAGTAATCGACGGCCGGGAGGAAGGTCTTCTCACCTTGAGGGGTGTGCTTTCCGGCCTTGATCGGAAGCACGGTGATTTCTGCGTTTTCGACGTGGGAGGCGGAAGCACCGAATATACGCTTGCAGATGGAGCCACGCCGCTCTTCACCGAAAGCCTCCCCCTCGGCGTTGTCCGCCTTACGGAGGGGAAACCGGATATTTCTTCCATGAAGGAGAAGATAGCGCGGGAACTGGGGGGCGTGAAGTCCCGGATTGCCGCCGAAGGGTATCTTGACCGGCTCGTCGGTGCACGGCTGGTGGGCACTGCCGGCACCGCCACGACCCTTGCCGCCATAAGCCTCAAGATGGATGACTACGACTATCGCCGGGTGAACAACTATGTTCTCCCGATCGCGGAGATTCGGGATATTCTCGCCAGGCTCGTCCCTCTGTCACCGCCAGAACGTCTGAAGGTCCCGGGGCTTGAAAAGGGAAGGGAGGATCTCATCATCGCCGGTACCCTGATAACGCTCGCGACTATGGAAATACTCGGTTTCGAGCAGATGACGGTCAGCGACTTCGGGCTTCTTGAAGGGGTTCTTCTGGGTCTGTTGAATAGTTGA
- a CDS encoding Na/Pi cotransporter family protein produces the protein MTLLYILEALGGLGLFILGMKSMSGGLQKLAGDRFRRSLERVAGNRLTAALLGSSLSALFQSSSAACILTVGFVNAGLISLYQALGILLGTGIGTTLAVQFIAFKITSFALPAIFVGVLLKCFCTRRRWVNAGELILGAGLIFLGLRIMEANLLPLQQNALLFGHESFLIPKRATAVIFGALLALLVQSGSTAVGIAMALAGSGLVSFDTAAAMVIGELVGTSVITAVASIGGTLEAKRTVLFYFLINLFAVVVVMVLFPSFLRLVAVVSPSDMTASSAISRSLANAHTLFSALNACIFLPLVGFFARSAPRILPGRQGVAGVELRTVFIDPRVINTPPIALLQARNELKRMAEIVRTMYAEMADQFFRYDAKKASAISQKETAVDIIQRDISDFLVSLSRKPLPPENSYEIPVMLQLVSELERVGDQAEAVLEYLRRKKEEKLVFSTTAMTEIRSLARKVQELMVLATDTIDAPQGESEEKGRMIRNEVALMRDAMLNNHLKRLSAGKCTVRAGLIYADMISAFAKIADSCLTIIETKREFI, from the coding sequence ATGACGTTGCTGTACATCCTCGAAGCGCTCGGGGGGCTCGGGCTGTTCATTCTCGGCATGAAGTCGATGTCGGGGGGGCTCCAGAAACTCGCGGGCGACCGCTTCCGCCGCTCACTTGAACGTGTCGCCGGCAACCGACTGACGGCGGCACTTCTCGGCAGTTCGCTTTCGGCGCTCTTCCAGTCGAGCAGCGCCGCCTGCATCCTCACCGTCGGCTTCGTCAACGCCGGTCTCATCTCCCTCTACCAGGCCCTGGGCATTCTTCTCGGCACCGGCATCGGCACGACGCTGGCCGTGCAGTTCATTGCCTTCAAAATCACCTCATTCGCGCTTCCCGCCATCTTTGTCGGCGTTTTGCTCAAATGCTTCTGCACGAGGCGCAGATGGGTAAACGCGGGTGAGCTGATCCTCGGCGCCGGTCTCATCTTTCTCGGGCTGCGGATCATGGAAGCGAACCTTCTCCCCCTGCAGCAGAATGCGCTTCTGTTCGGCCACGAATCGTTTCTGATTCCAAAACGGGCAACAGCAGTCATCTTCGGTGCTTTGCTCGCGCTTCTCGTGCAGTCGGGGAGCACCGCCGTCGGAATCGCCATGGCCCTGGCGGGGAGTGGGCTCGTTTCCTTCGATACTGCCGCCGCCATGGTCATCGGCGAGTTGGTCGGGACATCGGTGATCACCGCAGTGGCATCCATCGGCGGCACACTGGAGGCGAAGCGGACCGTTCTGTTCTACTTCCTGATCAATCTGTTCGCCGTAGTGGTTGTCATGGTGCTGTTTCCGTCCTTTCTCCGGCTGGTGGCGGTCGTCTCTCCCTCGGACATGACCGCGTCATCTGCCATTTCCCGAAGTCTCGCCAATGCCCACACGCTTTTCAGCGCCCTGAACGCCTGTATTTTTCTTCCACTTGTCGGTTTCTTCGCCCGTTCCGCGCCCCGCATCCTCCCCGGGCGGCAGGGCGTCGCAGGGGTGGAGCTCCGGACGGTGTTCATCGATCCCCGCGTCATCAATACCCCTCCCATTGCCCTTCTTCAGGCGCGGAACGAACTGAAGCGCATGGCCGAAATCGTCCGGACCATGTACGCCGAGATGGCGGACCAGTTCTTCCGCTACGATGCAAAGAAGGCATCGGCGATCAGCCAGAAGGAGACGGCCGTCGACATCATCCAGCGCGACATCTCCGATTTCCTGGTTTCTCTTTCACGCAAACCGCTTCCACCGGAAAACAGTTACGAAATTCCGGTGATGCTCCAGCTTGTCAGCGAGCTTGAACGGGTGGGAGATCAGGCCGAAGCGGTGTTGGAGTATCTGCGGCGGAAAAAGGAGGAAAAACTAGTCTTTTCCACCACAGCCATGACGGAGATACGCAGCCTGGCCCGAAAGGTCCAGGAGCTGATGGTACTCGCCACCGACACAATAGATGCGCCTCAGGGGGAATCAGAGGAAAAGGGTCGGATGATTAGGAACGAAGTGGCACTGATGCGGGACGCCATGCTGAACAATCACCTCAAGCGGCTCTCGGCCGGCAAATGCACCGTCAGGGCCGGCCTGATCTATGCGGATATGATTTCGGCGTTTGCCAAGATTGCCGATTCGTGCCTCACCATCATCGAAACGAAAAGGGAGTTTATCTGA
- a CDS encoding OmpA family protein → MLKFRIIVIICLIGLATSVRANPTMNGETGLITVPSAETLDAGNICIGAWGEGVKGVGGSAITVPVALTLGIGTFWELYGTYPNILFNGEEEASGRGYAELGSKIRFIGSRSSAFKMAFDLSVQRQISNQKSVDGTTSGGGRVIASYGTDRFGIHGYAGYLFSGSPEGVQYDNEALYGIGVEYVPAMRMKLTGELTGSTGRDPSAAAPREALMGFQYYLSPHLTLNLAGAIGLSKASPDWRGIIGLTACQGVGTYIKPIPRLGQGLDSEEEKKKPVKVSKIIPLSSLLIKSLAPVSAPASKLEVPVEPDKEEIVIKPYGQVTLTPQPAAAKALIPATHEEVSISQKGEVVRLVSRVEASRENSALEYTLNRLEGVTPVYGVDVKGQNIQMASAKDEQIPESMTVYRKFRFPDVAFDFDQWSLSSEGKKSLSEVADLIRKDKRWVFLRVDGHTDNIGSASYNMDLSLKRAISVASYLIAREGIEPSRIFIKGLGKSKPLGDNASPEGRKLNRRCEILFLTPKE, encoded by the coding sequence ATGCTGAAATTTCGTATCATCGTGATAATCTGCCTTATCGGCCTCGCCACCTCGGTCCGCGCAAATCCGACCATGAACGGCGAAACGGGCCTCATTACCGTTCCGTCGGCCGAGACCCTCGATGCCGGCAATATCTGCATTGGAGCGTGGGGCGAAGGGGTTAAGGGGGTGGGGGGAAGCGCCATTACCGTTCCGGTGGCCCTCACGCTGGGCATCGGCACGTTCTGGGAACTGTACGGCACCTATCCCAATATTCTGTTTAACGGCGAGGAAGAGGCCAGCGGCAGAGGCTATGCGGAGCTCGGTTCGAAGATTCGCTTCATCGGATCGCGAAGCTCCGCCTTCAAGATGGCATTCGATCTTTCCGTGCAGCGTCAAATCTCGAACCAGAAAAGCGTGGACGGCACAACCAGCGGCGGCGGCAGGGTCATTGCATCCTACGGCACCGACCGGTTTGGGATTCACGGTTACGCCGGATATCTCTTCTCCGGTTCCCCGGAAGGGGTGCAGTATGACAACGAAGCCCTCTACGGCATCGGTGTCGAATATGTTCCGGCCATGAGGATGAAGCTCACCGGCGAATTGACCGGCAGCACGGGCCGTGATCCGTCGGCAGCCGCACCGCGGGAAGCACTGATGGGCTTCCAGTATTATCTTTCACCACACCTGACCCTCAACCTTGCCGGCGCTATCGGGCTTTCCAAGGCAAGTCCCGATTGGCGCGGCATCATCGGTCTCACCGCCTGCCAGGGTGTCGGTACCTATATCAAGCCGATTCCCCGTCTCGGTCAGGGACTCGATTCCGAGGAAGAAAAGAAGAAACCGGTCAAGGTCAGCAAGATAATCCCCCTCTCATCGCTTCTGATAAAGTCCCTCGCCCCGGTTTCTGCGCCGGCCAGCAAGCTGGAGGTACCTGTCGAGCCAGACAAGGAAGAGATCGTCATAAAGCCGTACGGGCAGGTTACACTCACGCCCCAGCCGGCAGCGGCAAAAGCATTGATTCCAGCCACCCACGAGGAAGTTTCCATCTCTCAGAAGGGTGAAGTTGTGCGCCTCGTGTCGCGGGTGGAGGCGTCACGTGAGAATTCCGCCCTGGAGTATACGCTCAACCGTCTTGAGGGAGTGACGCCTGTTTACGGGGTCGATGTCAAGGGGCAGAATATCCAGATGGCTTCCGCCAAGGATGAGCAGATTCCGGAATCGATGACGGTTTACCGGAAATTCCGCTTCCCCGATGTCGCCTTCGATTTCGATCAGTGGAGCCTCTCGTCTGAGGGAAAGAAGTCACTCAGCGAGGTTGCCGATCTGATCCGCAAGGACAAGCGGTGGGTCTTTCTCCGTGTGGATGGACACACCGACAATATCGGCTCTGCCAGCTACAACATGGATCTTTCCCTCAAACGGGCGATTTCTGTTGCCAGTTATCTGATCGCCCGTGAAGGGATCGAGCCCTCCCGTATTTTCATCAAAGGTCTCGGCAAATCCAAGCCGTTAGGCGACAATGCGTCCCCCGAGGGACGCAAGCTCAACCGCCGTTGCGAGATCCTTTTCCTGACCCCGAAGGAGTGA
- a CDS encoding HU family DNA-binding protein translates to MNKSELIEALAAEKGLTYKKAEEVVNIIFDAMSEAMEQEERIEIRGFGSFVVKDYKAYTGRNPKTGEPIKVKPKKLPFFKVGKELKERVDG, encoded by the coding sequence ATGAACAAGTCCGAACTGATTGAGGCGCTCGCTGCAGAGAAGGGACTCACCTACAAGAAGGCCGAAGAGGTGGTCAATATCATCTTTGATGCCATGTCCGAAGCCATGGAGCAGGAGGAACGGATCGAAATCCGTGGATTTGGAAGCTTTGTCGTGAAGGACTACAAGGCATATACGGGAAGAAATCCGAAGACAGGCGAACCGATCAAGGTCAAACCAAAGAAACTTCCCTTTTTCAAGGTCGGCAAAGAGCTGAAGGAACGGGTCGACGGCTGA
- a CDS encoding tetratricopeptide repeat protein — MFFKKLFRKDHESYREKGEKLLAAGRIAEARGLFQDALESLPPDLPDRPSIEFQLRDRIVQTGNRLAELNLEEAGHALQTGDVAKAEEHLDLSLDLAEDVTIREKAEKIRATIQGHAHHDHAAHGAAGCGGCHGSSCQPVETANISDHDLVDSDRFELLVRPLPGDLPERYIELGKEFAKGYLAADAGDIATARRIYEELLSRGDDDILRYEIALLDHRSGDNGRCEQELRRALELNGANPLCNLVLVQLFVESGRFAEAVPHLFGMVERDILREQAEMFLGDIFHAQGDHAQAIEHYSRLLPGQFKREAAERLAGVLAECGRTDEAEYVAKQYLKGCC, encoded by the coding sequence ATGTTTTTCAAGAAACTGTTCCGCAAAGACCACGAATCGTATCGCGAGAAGGGGGAAAAACTTCTCGCCGCCGGACGTATTGCCGAGGCGCGCGGATTGTTCCAGGATGCGCTCGAGTCGCTTCCGCCCGATCTCCCCGACAGACCTTCCATCGAGTTCCAGCTTCGTGACCGCATTGTCCAGACGGGGAACCGGCTTGCCGAGCTGAACCTCGAAGAGGCGGGGCATGCCCTGCAAACCGGTGATGTCGCGAAGGCTGAGGAACACCTGGATTTGTCCCTCGACTTGGCAGAAGACGTAACTATCCGGGAAAAGGCTGAAAAAATTCGTGCTACGATTCAGGGCCATGCCCACCATGATCATGCAGCGCACGGAGCCGCCGGCTGCGGCGGCTGTCATGGTTCAAGTTGTCAACCCGTTGAAACTGCGAATATTTCAGACCATGACCTGGTGGACTCCGATCGTTTTGAGCTTCTCGTCAGGCCGTTGCCCGGCGATCTGCCGGAACGTTATATTGAATTGGGAAAGGAATTTGCAAAGGGCTATTTAGCGGCAGATGCCGGTGACATCGCAACTGCCAGAAGGATCTATGAGGAGCTCCTGTCGCGGGGGGATGACGACATTCTCCGCTATGAAATTGCTCTGCTTGATCACCGGTCTGGGGATAACGGGCGCTGTGAGCAGGAATTGCGGCGCGCTCTCGAATTGAACGGCGCCAATCCGCTCTGCAATCTCGTCCTCGTTCAGCTCTTTGTTGAAAGCGGGCGGTTCGCCGAAGCTGTTCCCCATCTGTTTGGCATGGTGGAGCGGGACATTCTCCGTGAGCAGGCCGAGATGTTTCTGGGGGACATATTCCACGCCCAAGGGGACCATGCTCAAGCCATAGAGCATTATTCACGGCTTCTTCCCGGTCAGTTCAAGCGGGAAGCCGCAGAAAGACTCGCGGGGGTCCTTGCCGAGTGTGGGAGAACCGATGAGGCGGAGTATGTTGCGAAGCAGTATCTCAAGGGGTGCTGCTGA
- the rlmD gene encoding 23S rRNA (uracil(1939)-C(5))-methyltransferase RlmD has translation MTEAIVRIDSLAFGGAGFGRIDGKACFVPFTAPGDLARVRIAVAKPSFLEGELVELLERSPMRAVPPCPVFGTCGGCSWQHLNYEAQREAKRSIYAETLWRFGRVPPEVIGAAVAAPEPYGYRSRVQFKIRWSGGRLHIGFYRRGSHYVVDIPGGCAICHPVLNRVLAEIRPVLARFSEPDRIPQVDAAVGDDGAALIIVHYIGTDRRAAREFFAANREDLPSVTGLHLQLGRKETIEEVWGIEALSYRVPDGFLPGVPETSLSFSRGGFSQVNYRQNLELVRAVGRLARAEEGMRILDLYCGNGNFSLPLAQQGGRVVGVEEYGPSLDDARRNASANGISSIEFIQADAAEGIRMLRNRGDRFPVVVLDPPRTGAKEAVAGILALAPERIVYVSCDPTTLARDVGMICKAGYRVCESFPVDMFPQTYHIESVTLLQKTD, from the coding sequence ATGACTGAAGCCATCGTCCGGATCGATTCCCTTGCGTTCGGCGGCGCCGGATTCGGCCGCATCGACGGCAAGGCCTGCTTTGTCCCCTTCACCGCGCCGGGGGACCTGGCCAGGGTACGCATTGCCGTTGCCAAGCCGTCCTTTCTCGAGGGAGAGCTTGTCGAACTGCTGGAGCGGTCGCCGATGCGGGCGGTCCCTCCATGCCCGGTCTTCGGAACCTGTGGCGGCTGCAGCTGGCAGCATCTGAATTATGAGGCTCAGCGTGAGGCAAAGCGCTCCATCTATGCCGAGACGCTGTGGCGATTCGGGCGGGTTCCTCCGGAGGTGATCGGTGCGGCCGTTGCGGCGCCGGAACCCTATGGATATCGTTCTCGGGTTCAATTCAAGATCCGCTGGAGTGGCGGACGCCTTCACATCGGCTTCTATCGGCGCGGTTCGCACTATGTCGTTGACATCCCCGGGGGGTGCGCCATCTGCCATCCGGTTCTCAATCGGGTACTTGCCGAGATTCGCCCCGTACTGGCCCGTTTCTCCGAACCGGATCGGATTCCCCAGGTGGATGCAGCGGTGGGCGATGACGGGGCAGCACTCATCATCGTCCATTATATCGGCACCGATCGCCGCGCGGCGCGCGAGTTTTTCGCCGCCAACCGCGAAGATCTCCCGTCGGTTACCGGTCTGCATCTTCAGCTCGGCCGCAAGGAAACCATTGAGGAGGTCTGGGGCATAGAAGCCCTCAGTTACCGCGTGCCTGACGGATTCCTGCCGGGAGTGCCCGAAACGTCCCTCTCCTTCAGTCGTGGTGGGTTCTCCCAGGTCAATTACCGGCAGAATCTGGAGCTCGTCCGCGCCGTCGGCCGCCTTGCCCGTGCGGAGGAGGGGATGCGGATTCTCGATCTCTACTGCGGCAACGGAAACTTCTCGCTTCCCCTGGCGCAACAGGGGGGACGGGTGGTAGGGGTGGAGGAATATGGTCCTTCCCTCGACGATGCCCGGCGCAACGCTTCGGCCAACGGCATCAGTTCCATCGAGTTTATCCAGGCCGATGCCGCGGAGGGGATACGAATGCTGCGCAACCGCGGCGACCGCTTTCCGGTTGTCGTCCTCGACCCTCCCCGAACGGGGGCCAAGGAAGCCGTTGCCGGAATTCTCGCCCTCGCACCCGAGCGCATTGTTTATGTCTCCTGCGACCCCACCACGCTCGCCCGGGACGTGGGGATGATATGCAAGGCCGGTTATCGGGTTTGCGAGAGCTTTCCCGTTGACATGTTTCCCCAGACCTACCATATCGAGAGTGTGACCCTCCTGCAGAAAACCGACTGA
- a CDS encoding cyclic 2,3-diphosphoglycerate synthase, translated as MNEQRVVIMGAAGRDFHNFNTVFRDNPSFRVVAFTAAQIPFIADRSYPASLAGRLYPEGIPIYPESRLPELVREHRVSKVVFAYSDISHEELMHTASTVLATGADFWLIGPDETMLPSRRPVISVCAVRTGCGKSQVTRHLCGLLAEAGVKPVVVRHPMPYGDLGVETVERFAGFDDLERHHCTIEEREEFEPLVSRGIVVYAGVDYERVLREAEREGEVIVWDGGNNDFPFFRPDLEIVLVDPLRPGHETAYYPGEVNLRRAHLVIVNKVNAAPPGVVSHLEETVRRINPEAEVVRSASLITVDDSAAIAGKRVLVIEDGPTVTHGGMPTGAGYAAAREFGAAEVVDPRPWAVGSIAGAFAAYPHLGPVLPAMGYRPEQVDELRRTVEAVPCDTVVSATPISLERLFRPHKPVARVSYEIGESPPAPLRRAVGRFLESRGWE; from the coding sequence GTGAACGAGCAGCGCGTTGTCATCATGGGGGCCGCAGGAAGGGACTTTCACAATTTCAACACCGTCTTCCGCGATAATCCGTCGTTCCGGGTTGTGGCATTCACCGCCGCCCAGATTCCGTTCATTGCTGACCGTAGTTATCCGGCTTCTCTGGCAGGGCGCCTCTATCCGGAAGGAATTCCGATCTATCCGGAATCACGTCTACCGGAACTGGTCAGGGAGCACCGGGTCTCGAAAGTGGTCTTCGCCTACAGTGACATCTCCCATGAAGAGCTGATGCACACCGCTTCGACGGTGCTGGCGACGGGCGCTGATTTTTGGTTGATTGGCCCCGATGAGACGATGCTCCCAAGCCGGCGGCCGGTGATCTCGGTGTGTGCAGTGCGGACCGGCTGCGGCAAGAGCCAGGTGACCCGCCATCTCTGTGGTCTGCTGGCCGAAGCCGGCGTGAAGCCGGTGGTGGTCCGCCATCCCATGCCCTACGGTGATCTGGGGGTGGAGACGGTGGAGCGATTCGCCGGCTTCGACGATTTGGAGCGGCACCACTGTACCATCGAGGAGCGGGAAGAGTTTGAACCCCTCGTCAGCCGTGGGATCGTGGTCTATGCAGGTGTCGACTATGAACGGGTCCTTCGCGAGGCCGAACGGGAAGGGGAGGTGATCGTCTGGGACGGCGGTAACAACGATTTTCCGTTCTTTCGGCCAGACCTGGAGATCGTCCTGGTCGACCCGCTCCGGCCCGGGCATGAAACTGCTTACTATCCGGGGGAAGTCAATCTGCGGCGTGCCCATCTCGTGATCGTCAACAAGGTAAACGCCGCCCCCCCTGGCGTAGTGAGCCACCTGGAGGAAACCGTCAGGCGCATCAATCCGGAAGCCGAAGTCGTGAGAAGCGCTTCGCTCATCACCGTAGACGACTCTGCCGCCATTGCCGGGAAGCGGGTGCTCGTGATAGAGGACGGGCCAACCGTCACCCATGGCGGGATGCCGACGGGGGCAGGGTATGCGGCCGCCCGGGAGTTTGGCGCCGCAGAGGTGGTCGATCCGAGGCCGTGGGCGGTCGGTTCCATTGCCGGGGCCTTTGCGGCTTACCCCCATCTCGGCCCCGTGCTCCCCGCCATGGGGTACCGCCCGGAACAGGTGGACGAGCTGCGGCGCACCGTCGAGGCAGTCCCCTGTGATACGGTGGTGTCGGCAACCCCCATCTCCCTGGAGCGGCTGTTCCGTCCACACAAACCGGTGGCACGCGTTTCGTACGAGATCGGGGAATCGCCTCCCGCTCCGCTGCGGCGGGCGGTCGGGCGATTTCTGGAGAGCCGGGGCTGGGAGTGA